A portion of the Kineosporia corallincola genome contains these proteins:
- the rimI gene encoding ribosomal protein S18-alanine N-acetyltransferase codes for MSLRLRPMRWWDVAALMPLERELFGGTAWTEEMFWSELAHPETRHYLVAETVDDEGPATVLGYAGLLAPGPEADVQTVAVAPAAQGQGVGRRLLDALIGAAHERRATSLLLEVRADNEPAIGLYGSRGFERIAIRRRYYPGDVDAWVMRLRPLTSE; via the coding sequence GTGAGCCTGCGGCTGCGGCCGATGCGCTGGTGGGACGTGGCCGCCCTGATGCCGCTGGAACGGGAGCTGTTCGGCGGCACGGCGTGGACCGAGGAGATGTTCTGGTCCGAGCTCGCCCATCCGGAGACCCGGCACTACCTGGTGGCGGAAACGGTGGACGACGAGGGGCCCGCGACGGTCCTTGGCTACGCCGGTCTGCTGGCGCCCGGCCCGGAGGCCGACGTGCAGACCGTGGCCGTGGCTCCCGCGGCGCAGGGCCAGGGGGTGGGCCGCCGGCTGCTCGACGCGCTGATCGGGGCCGCCCACGAGCGCCGTGCCACCAGCCTGCTGCTGGAGGTGCGGGCCGACAACGAACCGGCGATCGGGCTGTACGGCAGCCGGGGCTTCGAGCGGATCGCGATCCGCCGCCGGTACTACCCCGGCGACGTCGACGCCTGGGTCATGCGACTGCGCCCCCTGACGAGTGAATAG
- the tsaB gene encoding tRNA (adenosine(37)-N6)-threonylcarbamoyltransferase complex dimerization subunit type 1 TsaB, with protein MTDLLTLALDTASATVSVAVHDGDRVLAERAGERTGKHAEQLTPLIETVLAEAGATRADLTGIVAGVGPGPFTGLRVGVVTARVLGYALDLEVTGVCSLDAVALGAVNAGAEGTFVAAMDARRREVYWARYEVTEIGGRRVPVRAELPDVVAPADLDLAGLRVAGRGALLYPDLLGEPLDGPPDPPAGALATLAHLDQRFVVDAEPLYLRRPDAEANISRKRVLK; from the coding sequence ATGACCGACCTGCTCACCCTGGCCCTGGACACCGCGTCCGCCACGGTCTCGGTCGCCGTGCACGACGGCGACCGGGTGCTGGCCGAGCGCGCCGGCGAGCGCACCGGGAAACACGCCGAGCAGCTCACCCCGCTGATCGAGACGGTGCTCGCCGAGGCCGGGGCCACCCGGGCCGATCTCACCGGGATCGTCGCCGGGGTCGGGCCGGGCCCGTTCACCGGGCTGCGCGTCGGCGTGGTCACCGCCCGGGTGCTGGGCTACGCGCTCGACCTGGAGGTGACCGGCGTGTGCAGCCTCGACGCGGTCGCCCTGGGAGCCGTGAACGCCGGTGCCGAGGGCACTTTCGTGGCCGCCATGGACGCCCGCCGGCGCGAGGTCTACTGGGCCCGCTACGAGGTCACCGAGATCGGCGGCCGGCGGGTGCCGGTGCGTGCGGAGCTGCCCGACGTGGTGGCCCCGGCGGACCTCGACCTGGCCGGGCTGCGGGTGGCCGGACGTGGCGCCCTGCTCTATCCCGACCTGCTCGGTGAGCCGCTCGACGGCCCGCCCGATCCGCCGGCCGGGGCCCTCGCGACCCTCGCCCACCTCGACCAGCGGTTCGTGGTGGACGCCGAGCCGCTGTACCTGCGTCGCCCCGACGCCGAGGCGAACATCAGCCGGAAGCGCGTTCTGAAGTGA
- the tsaE gene encoding tRNA (adenosine(37)-N6)-threonylcarbamoyltransferase complex ATPase subunit type 1 TsaE — MSGAHRADRAGSVDEPAVTVTSDVPSAAAMRDLGGLIAALLRPGDLLVLTGDLGAGKTTMTQGIGEGLRVRGDITSPTFVIARVHPSLVDGPALVHVDAYRLETLSEVDDLDLDADLSDSVTVVEWGEGLVEGLAADRLEVRLARPRGASGPDDPETSGDEPRTVRLRGYGPRWAGVELPSL, encoded by the coding sequence GTGAGTGGGGCGCACCGTGCCGACCGCGCCGGATCGGTCGACGAGCCGGCCGTGACCGTGACGTCCGACGTGCCCTCCGCGGCCGCGATGAGAGACCTGGGCGGCCTGATCGCCGCCCTGCTCAGACCGGGTGACCTGCTGGTCCTCACCGGCGACCTGGGCGCGGGCAAGACCACGATGACCCAGGGCATCGGCGAGGGTCTGCGGGTGCGCGGCGACATCACCAGCCCGACCTTCGTGATCGCCCGGGTGCATCCGTCGCTCGTCGACGGCCCGGCGCTGGTGCACGTCGATGCCTACCGGCTCGAGACCCTGTCCGAGGTGGACGATCTCGACCTGGACGCCGACCTGTCCGACTCGGTCACCGTGGTGGAGTGGGGCGAGGGGCTGGTCGAGGGGCTGGCCGCCGACCGGCTGGAGGTCCGGCTGGCCCGCCCGCGCGGCGCGTCCGGCCCCGACGACCCGGAGACCTCGGGCGACGAGCCGCGCACCGTCCGGCTGCGGGGCTACGGCCCGCGCTGGGCCGGTGTCGAACTGCCCTCCCTCTGA
- a CDS encoding alpha/beta fold hydrolase, translated as MTIVRPDPSGERDSLWRPDKTVLAFGVGLAATGIGAAIGLAAERLAVTRNLTAGNQDRPGDRRDDRPDDGPELGSLRGSPRVVLSDGVPLHVEVDEADPGAAAGGPELTVVLTHGYSLSLDAWHYQRLALRGRYRLVLWDQRGHGSSGTGEPGSSTIDQIGRDLSAVIDEVAPQGPLVLLGHSMGGMTVMALADRRPELFAERVVGVGLFCTSAGGLGAIDLGLSGLGRALVSVAPAAARALARQPRLVAHGRRIGSELESLLVRRYSFASPVPRELVRFSAQLIAQTRMEVISDFLPTLNAHDKRVALAVLEDHPLLVMAGENDLLIPRAHSDEIAAALPGAEYVVVRDAGHLLPLEHPRLVNTYLLELLSDADETARNRRSGRRRGWGRRTVTPVREQRREPRRAERADERGGSHR; from the coding sequence GTGACGATCGTGCGCCCCGACCCCTCCGGCGAGCGCGACAGCCTCTGGCGCCCGGACAAGACCGTGCTGGCGTTCGGCGTCGGACTGGCCGCCACCGGCATCGGAGCGGCGATCGGCCTGGCCGCCGAGCGCCTCGCCGTGACCCGTAACCTCACGGCCGGCAACCAGGACAGGCCGGGTGACAGGCGGGACGACAGGCCGGACGACGGGCCGGAACTCGGCTCGCTGCGCGGCAGTCCGCGCGTGGTGCTGAGCGACGGCGTACCCCTGCACGTCGAGGTGGACGAGGCCGATCCGGGCGCGGCGGCGGGCGGGCCGGAGCTCACCGTCGTCCTCACGCACGGCTATTCGCTGAGCCTGGACGCCTGGCACTACCAGCGCCTGGCGCTGCGCGGGCGCTACCGGCTCGTGCTCTGGGACCAGCGCGGGCACGGGAGCTCGGGCACCGGCGAGCCGGGCTCCTCGACGATCGACCAGATCGGCCGGGACCTGTCCGCGGTGATCGACGAGGTGGCCCCGCAGGGTCCGCTGGTGCTGCTCGGGCACTCGATGGGCGGCATGACCGTGATGGCCCTGGCCGACCGGCGTCCCGAGCTGTTCGCCGAGCGGGTGGTCGGCGTCGGCCTGTTCTGCACCAGCGCGGGTGGCCTGGGCGCGATCGACCTCGGCCTGTCCGGTCTGGGCCGGGCCCTGGTGTCGGTGGCCCCGGCGGCGGCCCGGGCCCTGGCCCGGCAGCCCAGGCTGGTGGCGCACGGCCGACGCATCGGCAGTGAGCTGGAAAGCCTTCTGGTGCGCCGCTACTCGTTCGCCTCGCCGGTGCCGCGCGAGCTGGTGCGGTTCTCCGCGCAGCTGATCGCGCAGACCCGGATGGAGGTGATCTCCGACTTCCTGCCCACCCTGAACGCGCACGACAAGCGGGTCGCCCTGGCCGTGCTGGAAGATCATCCGCTGCTGGTGATGGCGGGGGAGAACGACCTGCTGATCCCGCGGGCGCACAGCGACGAGATCGCCGCCGCGCTGCCCGGGGCCGAGTACGTGGTGGTGCGCGACGCGGGCCACCTGCTGCCCCTGGAGCACCCCCGGCTGGTGAACACCTACCTGCTGGAACTGCTCTCCGACGCGGACGAGACGGCGCGTAACCGGCGGTCGGGTCGTCGCCGGGGGTGGGGACGCCGTACCGTGACCCCCGTACGAGAGCAACGCCGTGAACCACGCCGTGCCGAGCGGGCAGACGAACGAGGAGGAAGTCACAGGTGA
- the alr gene encoding alanine racemase: MSVSPPVPPIELPEGLPSAAVIDLDAIAANVRALRGHAPGAGLMAVVKADAYGHGLVPAARAALAGGAAWLGTAQLSEALALRAAGLTAPTLSWLTVPGDRYAEAIRQGVDIGVSAGWALAEIAAAAREVGGTARLHLKVDTGLNRNGCTLADWPQLLEDALKLQADGLVSVVGGFSHFVSADEPADPVNARQLENFVTALDLATTAGARFEVRHIANSPATLSNPDAHFDLVRPGLSVYGLSPFPERPPHEFGLRPAMTLLGRVANVKRVAAGQGVSYGHTYVTSTDTEVAVVPLGYGDGIPRHASGTGPVQLGGRRFRVSGRVCMDQVVVDLADGGIGRVAAGDVAVLFGGAPGEPSAQDWAQAAGTINYEIVTRLGARVPRVHTGSAGR; encoded by the coding sequence ATGAGCGTGTCGCCACCGGTCCCCCCGATCGAGCTGCCGGAGGGCCTGCCCTCGGCCGCCGTGATCGACCTGGACGCGATCGCGGCCAATGTCCGCGCGCTGCGGGGGCACGCCCCCGGCGCCGGGCTGATGGCCGTGGTCAAGGCCGATGCCTACGGTCACGGCCTGGTGCCCGCCGCCCGCGCGGCGCTGGCCGGGGGTGCGGCCTGGCTGGGCACCGCGCAGTTGTCCGAGGCCCTCGCGCTGCGGGCGGCCGGCCTCACCGCGCCCACCCTGTCGTGGCTCACCGTGCCCGGCGACCGCTACGCCGAGGCGATCCGGCAGGGCGTCGACATCGGGGTCAGCGCCGGCTGGGCGCTCGCCGAGATCGCGGCCGCGGCCCGCGAGGTGGGCGGCACGGCCCGGCTGCACCTGAAGGTCGACACCGGTCTCAACCGCAACGGCTGCACTCTGGCCGACTGGCCGCAGCTGCTCGAAGACGCGCTGAAACTCCAGGCGGACGGCCTGGTCTCGGTGGTCGGCGGGTTCTCGCACTTCGTCTCCGCCGACGAGCCGGCCGATCCGGTCAACGCCCGCCAGCTGGAGAACTTCGTCACCGCTCTCGACCTGGCCACCACCGCCGGGGCCCGGTTCGAGGTGCGGCACATCGCCAACTCGCCGGCCACGCTGAGCAACCCGGACGCGCACTTCGACCTGGTCCGGCCCGGCCTGTCGGTGTACGGCCTGAGCCCTTTCCCGGAACGCCCGCCGCACGAGTTCGGCCTGCGCCCGGCGATGACGCTGCTCGGCCGGGTGGCCAACGTGAAGCGGGTCGCGGCCGGGCAGGGCGTCTCGTACGGCCACACCTACGTCACGTCCACCGACACCGAGGTGGCCGTGGTGCCACTGGGTTACGGCGACGGCATTCCCCGGCACGCCAGCGGCACCGGGCCGGTGCAGCTGGGTGGGCGGCGGTTCCGGGTCTCCGGCCGGGTCTGCATGGACCAGGTGGTGGTCGACCTGGCCGACGGCGGCATCGGCCGGGTGGCCGCGGGTGACGTGGCGGTGCTGTTCGGCGGCGCCCCCGGCGAGCCCTCGGCACAGGACTGGGCGCAGGCCGCGGGCACGATCAACTACGAGATCGTCACCCGGCTCGGAGCCCGGGTGCCGCGGGTTCACACCGGGTCGGCGGGGCGGTAG